The DNA window GCAGTAACCGAAGCCGCGCGAGTCGGGCGACGTGTGATCCAGGAAGGCGTTGTCCGCGACGTTGATGAAGAACTGCGCGGTCGCGCTATGCGGATCCGGGGTGGGCGCCATGGCGAGGGTCCCGCGGGCGTTCTT is part of the Kiritimatiellia bacterium genome and encodes:
- a CDS encoding peptidylprolyl isomerase gives rise to the protein KNARGTLAMAPTPDPHSATAQFFINVADNAFLDHTSPDSRGFGYCVFGRVVEGMDVVDQIKAVRTGQAGPHGDVPVEPIEIVEAVRLP